The proteins below are encoded in one region of Metabacillus dongyingensis:
- a CDS encoding PucR family transcriptional regulator yields MLLEKILTLTNINDITDMVSTYLKKPVVIENDQFSLLAYSSYYIDHFDQANQQTIFTKHWPIPILEKFMDEGIVDQLKTIPHPFRVKQIKEIGLNQRVVVSAIYREQVFGYIWVQETETMTDSDLKFLHEVSHHIGKLLYQKNQISLRENEEKNEFYKKIIGEAFQTENQIKWEAANHSILIPEPFLVNIFTISQNDEELFEEVTETVRLFANALNHLSHVFTEQLKIVVIIGSNTKGLSQLSESAEELTSTVLSQFNGRKVYAGIGNEYSSILQLKKSYLEALEVINAAKFIGTPEKLPFIYSKLGIFRYLETISKHHGMTGYNNKNLQILQKKDQESQTRLLQTLEIYLLNNCRIKPTAEQLFIHTNTLKYRINQIADLTSIDFDDFHARIQLYIDLQLIKQES; encoded by the coding sequence ATGTTGCTTGAAAAAATTCTGACACTGACAAACATTAACGATATTACAGATATGGTCAGCACTTATTTAAAAAAACCAGTAGTCATTGAAAATGATCAATTCTCGTTGCTTGCCTACAGCTCTTATTACATAGACCATTTCGATCAAGCCAATCAGCAGACCATTTTTACAAAGCATTGGCCAATTCCAATTCTTGAGAAATTCATGGATGAAGGCATTGTCGATCAGCTAAAAACAATTCCCCATCCGTTTCGGGTAAAACAGATAAAAGAAATCGGCTTAAATCAAAGGGTTGTTGTAAGCGCAATCTACAGGGAACAGGTTTTTGGCTATATATGGGTTCAGGAAACAGAAACTATGACAGATTCAGATCTGAAATTCCTGCATGAAGTTTCGCATCATATCGGCAAACTTCTTTATCAGAAAAATCAGATCAGCCTTAGAGAGAATGAAGAAAAAAATGAGTTCTATAAAAAAATCATCGGTGAGGCGTTCCAGACGGAAAATCAGATCAAGTGGGAAGCAGCTAATCACAGTATCCTGATTCCCGAACCGTTTCTTGTTAATATTTTTACCATTTCTCAAAATGATGAAGAATTGTTTGAAGAAGTAACAGAAACAGTTCGATTATTTGCAAATGCCTTAAATCATTTGTCCCATGTGTTTACGGAACAGCTGAAGATTGTCGTCATAATCGGGAGCAATACAAAAGGCTTAAGCCAGCTTTCGGAAAGCGCAGAGGAATTAACGAGTACGGTCCTCTCCCAATTTAATGGCCGAAAGGTGTATGCCGGCATTGGAAATGAGTATTCGTCAATTCTTCAATTAAAGAAATCTTATCTTGAAGCGCTTGAAGTAATCAATGCAGCCAAATTTATCGGAACACCTGAAAAGCTTCCTTTCATATACAGCAAGCTCGGAATTTTCCGTTATCTCGAAACGATCTCCAAGCACCATGGGATGACAGGCTACAACAATAAAAATCTTCAGATTCTGCAAAAAAAGGATCAGGAAAGCCAGACAAGATTACTTCAAACGCTTGAAATCTATCTTCTTAACAACTGCCGCATCAAACCGACAGCCGAACAGCTGTTTATACACACAAACACGTTAAAATACAGAATCAATCAAATTGCTGATCTTACCTCCATTGATTTCGATGATTTTCATGCGCGCATCCAGCTTTATATTGATTTACAGCTCATTAAGCAGGAAAGCTAA
- a CDS encoding YkvA family protein produces the protein MPSKQEQETYEQLKESEKHYSETKFWSKLKKYGKKAGSSVVYAVLLLYFTLQKPEVPAKTKAIIIGALGYFILPLDLIPDLAVGVGYTDDLGALGLALLQVAMYIDQDIKDQAKQKLVEWFGDQVDTSDVDSKI, from the coding sequence GTGCCATCAAAGCAGGAACAGGAAACATACGAGCAATTGAAGGAATCTGAAAAACACTATTCAGAGACGAAATTCTGGAGCAAATTAAAGAAGTATGGAAAAAAAGCAGGATCCTCAGTTGTTTATGCCGTGCTGCTTTTATATTTTACGCTTCAAAAACCGGAAGTGCCGGCAAAAACAAAAGCGATTATTATTGGCGCCCTCGGCTATTTCATTTTGCCGCTTGATCTCATTCCCGACTTAGCTGTCGGCGTCGGCTACACAGATGACCTTGGAGCTCTCGGCCTGGCACTTTTGCAAGTAGCCATGTACATTGATCAGGATATAAAGGATCAGGCTAAACAAAAGCTTGTTGAATGGTTTGGCGATCAGGTTGATACATCAGACGTTGATTCAAAAATCTAA
- the iadA gene encoding beta-aspartyl-peptidase produces MLTLIKNTEVYAPHYLGRKDVLLAANKIGYIKDTINLDSSSIDVKIIDGTGKLLVPGFIDAHVHLIGGGGEGGFKTRTPELNLTDATTAGITTVVGVLGTDGTTRRIESLLAKAHALDEEGITAYIHSGSYQIPVKTLTGKIEEDLIFIEKILGVGEIAISDHRSSEPAFEELVKIAAAARNGGLITGKAGLLEIHVGDSDRKLDLLFEIAEKTDIPMHHFHPTHINRNAELFEEGIRYTEIGGYVDLTTSTIPHFLEEGEVKCSKGLRLMLERGVSINQITFSSDGQASLPYFNEDGDFAGLQVGRVSSLFKEVRSSVLDEGIPLESALQVITSNPARILKLINKGEIREEKDADLVLLDKEKLTIDTVIAKGKVMVEGGVPIIKGTFEN; encoded by the coding sequence TTGCTTACTTTAATTAAAAACACAGAAGTATACGCACCCCATTATTTAGGCCGCAAGGATGTTCTGCTTGCGGCAAATAAAATAGGCTATATCAAGGATACGATTAATCTGGATTCCTCATCTATTGATGTAAAAATAATTGATGGAACAGGAAAGCTCCTTGTGCCGGGATTTATTGATGCTCATGTACATTTAATCGGCGGAGGAGGAGAAGGGGGCTTTAAAACCCGAACACCTGAACTGAATTTAACAGATGCTACAACTGCGGGGATCACAACGGTTGTTGGAGTGCTCGGAACCGATGGAACAACAAGACGGATTGAAAGTCTGCTTGCTAAGGCCCACGCTTTGGACGAAGAGGGAATCACGGCTTACATCCACTCAGGATCGTATCAGATTCCGGTGAAAACATTAACAGGGAAGATTGAAGAGGATTTAATATTTATTGAGAAAATACTTGGTGTAGGCGAGATTGCTATATCTGATCATCGTTCTTCTGAACCGGCTTTTGAAGAACTGGTGAAAATCGCAGCTGCAGCCCGAAATGGCGGTTTAATTACCGGAAAAGCAGGACTTTTGGAAATACATGTAGGCGACAGTGACCGCAAACTTGATCTTTTGTTTGAGATTGCAGAAAAGACGGACATCCCTATGCATCATTTTCACCCGACCCACATTAACCGAAACGCAGAATTATTTGAAGAAGGCATCAGGTACACGGAAATAGGCGGATATGTGGACTTAACAACAAGCACGATTCCTCACTTTCTTGAGGAAGGAGAAGTGAAGTGCAGCAAAGGCTTGCGGCTGATGCTTGAGAGAGGCGTTTCAATTAATCAGATTACGTTCTCATCAGATGGACAGGCAAGTCTCCCATATTTTAATGAAGATGGCGATTTTGCGGGTCTTCAAGTCGGAAGAGTGTCATCTCTTTTTAAGGAAGTACGTTCATCTGTATTGGATGAAGGAATTCCGCTTGAATCAGCTCTTCAGGTCATCACCTCTAACCCGGCACGAATTTTAAAGCTTATAAACAAAGGTGAGATCAGAGAAGAGAAGGATGCTGATCTTGTATTACTGGACAAAGAGAAGCTGACGATAGATACCGTTATTGCAAAAGGGAAAGTGATGGTCGAAGGAGGAGTCCCGATCATTAAGGGAACATTTGAAAACTAA
- a CDS encoding YnfA family protein: MFYTICLFLLAGLAEIGGGYLIWLWLREGKPIYWGVFGGLSLAFYGVIAAMQTFPSFGRVYAAYGGIFIVLSVLWGWGVDRKTPDFYDIFGAIICLAGVSVMLFGPRN, encoded by the coding sequence ATGTTTTACACAATCTGTTTATTCTTGCTGGCAGGCCTTGCTGAAATTGGAGGAGGATATTTAATTTGGCTCTGGCTTCGGGAAGGAAAACCCATTTATTGGGGAGTTTTTGGAGGTTTATCTTTAGCTTTTTATGGAGTCATTGCTGCTATGCAGACTTTCCCTTCTTTTGGAAGGGTGTACGCTGCATATGGAGGTATTTTTATTGTGCTTTCAGTTCTGTGGGGATGGGGAGTTGACCGGAAAACACCTGATTTCTATGATATATTTGGTGCAATCATTTGTCTTGCCGGAGTGTCAGTTATGCTATTTGGGCCAAGAAATTAA
- a CDS encoding zinc metallopeptidase, translating into MFFHPMDILIFAAFGLALWAQFKVKSNFNTWSKVQASSGMTGMEVARRILDHNGLHHVPVEPVRGKLSDHYDPLKKAVRLSEQVYYGNSIASISIASHEVGHAIQHKESYGALTLRHKMFPVVNISSGIAPFLLIGGFLLGSFNLIGLGIIFFSAAVAFQLVTLPVEFNASRRAKDFIIAEGIIRNEEERGVNKVLGAAALTYVAAALISLFELLKFIMIFSQGREE; encoded by the coding sequence ATGTTTTTTCATCCAATGGATATTTTGATTTTTGCGGCATTTGGACTGGCGCTTTGGGCGCAGTTTAAAGTGAAAAGTAATTTTAATACATGGTCAAAAGTTCAGGCTTCTTCAGGAATGACCGGAATGGAAGTTGCAAGGAGAATTTTAGACCACAACGGCCTTCATCATGTTCCGGTAGAACCTGTTAGAGGAAAGCTGTCGGATCACTATGATCCTTTAAAAAAAGCTGTGCGGTTATCTGAACAGGTTTATTACGGAAACTCCATTGCCTCAATCTCAATTGCTTCACACGAAGTGGGTCACGCCATTCAGCACAAAGAATCCTATGGGGCTTTAACCTTAAGGCACAAAATGTTCCCGGTCGTGAATATTTCCTCAGGTATTGCTCCCTTTTTGCTTATAGGAGGCTTTTTATTAGGATCCTTCAATCTAATCGGTCTTGGAATTATCTTTTTTTCAGCTGCAGTGGCCTTTCAATTAGTCACACTGCCTGTAGAATTCAACGCCAGCAGAAGAGCAAAGGATTTTATCATTGCAGAAGGAATCATCCGCAATGAAGAAGAGCGCGGCGTAAACAAAGTTCTTGGGGCAGCAGCGCTGACATATGTAGCAGCAGCTCTCATTTCACTGTTTGAATTGCTGAAGTTTATTATGATCTTCAGCCAGGGGCGGGAAGAGTAG